The genome window AGAATAAACGGCCTGCTACTTTTCAGTAACAGGCCGTTTTATAAGTATAGCTAACTATAGTTTAATTAAGGGTGCTTTTGCAGAAAACATCAGACAGGTTCTCCATGTATTTCTGGCCGGAACCGGTGTTTAGCAACAGGATATTTTCATCCTGAGAGATATATCCAGTTTCCAGAAGTTTACGGGCAGCCATCCACACGGCAGCGCCTTCCGGGGCTACAAACAAGCCTTCGTTTGCACCCAGTTCTTTTAACCCGGCTACCATTTCGGCTTCAGTTATACTTATGGCAGTGCCCCCGGAGGCATGTATGGTTTGCAGCATAAGCGGCTCGCCTAAGGGGCGAGGCACAGCCAGGCCATTGGCTATAGTTGGTTTACCTATATAATTCTGTGCGTTTGGTTGTCTGCCACTTAATGTCTCGATTAGCGGCTGGCAGTTAGCGGCCTGCACTGCTACCATGCGTGGCAATTTTATAGTTGGTGCAAGCCAGCCAAGCTGTTGCATTTCCTTAAAGGCTTTCCAGATACCGATCAGGCCAGTGCCGCCACCGGCAGGGTAAAGTATAACGTCGGGCAGGTTCCAGTTCAGTTGCTCTGCAATTTCATAACCCATGGTCTTTTTCCCTTCCAGGCGGTAAGGCTCTTTCAGCGTCGATACATCCAGCAGTTCGTTGTTACTGTTCAGTTCTTTTACTTTAGCAGCGCAGTCGTTTATCAGGCCATCTACCAATATAACTTCGGCACCATACCAGTAGCACTCATCCCGGAACGCTTTAGGCGTATGGCGCGGCATTACAACCAAAGCGCGCATGCCTGCTTTGGCACAATATGCGGCCATGGCAACCCCGGCATTACCGGCAGTAGGTATAATGCAGCCCTCCACACCGTGCTCTTTTGCTTTGGATATGGCCATGCTTAAACCACGTGCTTTAAAAGATCCGGTTGGGTTCTGGCCTTCGTCTTTTAGTTGCAGCGAGGTAAGCTCGTACTTTGCGGCTAGGTTGCTAAGGGTAAGTATAGGCGTAAAGCCTTCGCCAAGGCTAACTATATTTTCCTGGTGCAGCACGGGCAGCATTTCCTGGTAGCGCCACATGGTGCCTTCGCGGTGCTTCAGTACCTCTTTGGTAAGTTGCTTATTGGTTTCGTAACGGGCAAGCAGCGGCAAATGGCAACACGGCGATACGGTTTGTTTTTCGTAGGCAGAATAGGGGGAGCCACAGCGCGAACAGGTCAGGGTGCTTAGGTGGCTCAGGCGGTAGTTTAGGGTTGTTTCCATATCTTTATCTACGGCAAATTGCAGTACTGATATGACGAAACAAAATAGCAAAAAGGAATAGGCTATGCCATTTTGGAATAGTGGCGTTTGGTAAACTGGATGAAGTCTTTGTAAGGAAAATTGTTCTCGGTGCCTTTGCGCTGTATAAAGTTAAAGCTCCGCCTTACGTGCAGGTCAGCAATAGGCACTTCCACCAACTCACCAGACTCCAGCTCTTTCAAGACGGCCTGACGTGGCAGAAAAGAAAGGCAGGTATCTACCCGCACAAAGTTTTTCAGGGCTTCGGTACCTCCCAGTCTGATCTTGATTGGTAGTTCGCTCAGCCTGATCTTCTTTCGCTCAAGGGCATCTTCCAGCACAGCTAACGTACCTGAACCTCTTTCGCGCAGGGCTAACGGGATATCATACAGGTCTTTTACTTCGAGCTGCATTTTTTTGAGCGGGTTACGTGACGAGCAAACAGCTATCACATCATCCGTTAGAAAAGGAGTATAGGTAACGTTACTTACTTTACTAATTCCTTCTACAATGCCCAGGTCCAGTTCATGGTCCAGCAACGCTTTCAGTATGTTCTCGCTGTTGCGGTTTTTGAGGGTAAGCTGCACGTTGGGGTTCTTCTGAAGGTAAGCAGACAGCACCGGGGGCAAAATGTAAAGCGAGATAGTTGTACTAGCGCCAAGTACCATATTTACCTGTGGTGAAAAGTTCTCGCTTAGCTGCTTAAACTCATGGTATAGCTCGTTCTGGAGTTGCTTGGCTAGCAGCATTTTTTCGTAAAGCATTTTGCCGGCAGGGGTAAGGGCTACACTATTGCCTAACCGCTCAAATAAACCGGTCTTGTAGTACTCTTCCAGTGCTTTTACCTGCTTGCTAATAGCAGACTGACTGATAAATAGGCTCTGGCTGGCTTTGGTAAAGCTGAGCAACCGGGCCACTTCCATAAATATTTCGTGCTTATGCGAGAGCATACTTTTTTGTTAGTTACTGTTACAAGTATAACGGTTGTTTTATAACTATAATGATAAGTGCTGACTGATTATAGGAAAGCTCCTTAAGTTAATTATCTTAGAAACTATAAACGCCCTGCCACTTTTCAGCAGCAGGGCGTTTTATAAATATAGTAACTATAGTTTAGTAATCATCGCGCTCTATGGCGGCTACGCCTGGCAGGGTTTTGCCTTCCATGTACTCCAGCAGTGCACCGCCACCCGTCGATACATAAGATACCTTATCAGCGTAGCCAAACTTGTTAACAGCTGCAGCGGAGTCACCGCCGCCAATCAGCGAGTAAGCACCCATGCGTGTTGCATCCACAACAGCATCGGCAACAGCTTCGGTACCTACCGAGAAGTTCGACATCTCAAACACACCCATCGGGCCATTCCAAAGTATAGTTTTAGAGTTGCGGATAACTTCGGCATACATTTCGCGGGCAGTCGGGCCAATGTCCAGGCCCATCCAAAGTGGCTTAATGTGGTGGCTTAGACTGGTGTCGATGTTGGCGTCGTTGCTGAACGCATCAGCCACTACAGAGTCAACCGGGATCATCAGGTTCACGCCTTTTTCGCGGGCCATGGCAATCAGTCGCTTCGCCAGGTCAATTTTATCTTCTTCTACCAACGATGAACCGATCTGGCCACCATCTGCCTTCACAAACGTATAGCTCATGCCGCCACCAATCAGCAGGTTGTCCACGCGGTCCATCAGTTTCTCGATGATCAGGATCTTATCGGAGATTTTGGCACCACCCATGATAGCGGTGTAAGGGCGCTCGGCATTACCCAGTACACGACGTGCATTGTCGAGCTCGGCCTGCATTACGTAACCCATCATTTTATCTTGCGGGAAGTAGCGTGCTATAACTGCCGTTGAAGCATGCTCACGGTGAGCAGTTCCGAAGGCATCGTTCACGTACACATCACCCAGCGTAGCCAGTTCTTTGGCAAAATCAGCATCGCCTTTTTCTTCATCCTTATGGAAACGCAGGTTCTCGAGTAGCAGTATTTCGCCTGGTTTTAGCTCCTGCGCCAGCTGTGCCGCCTGTGGCCCAACGCAATCTTCCGCAAACAACACATTAGTGTTAAACTCCTGCGATAAACGGTTTACCAAGTGTTTCAGCGAGTATTTCTCTTCAGGACCAGCTTTCGGTCTGCCCAAATGCGACATCAGGATAACAGCGCCACCATCGGCTAAAATTTTCTGAATAGTTGGTACAGCCGCTCTGATGCGTGTATCGTCGGTAATGCGGTAATCCGAATCGAGTGGTACGTTAAAATCTACCCGCACCAGCGCTTTTTTGCCGGCGAAGTTATACTGGTCTATCGTTCTCATGTAGTAAGGTTATAGTTTTATTTCTGTTTACGTTGTTCGTGTTTCAGCTTTTTTTGTTGCTGAAATTTAAAAGGATGAACAAATATAGTAAAAACGGTATAGTTTGTCTGGTTAAGGATAGATACCCCTTCCCAATCTTCCTCTATAAACAGAGGAGGAGTTTACCTGCCTCAGCCCCTCCTTGTCTAAGTTGGGGAGCTTTTCTGCTACTCCGGTAGTTGAAGCTATAGTTTCATAGTTCCCGTTGAAACACCCCTGTAGTCCCCTCAAGGGGACAGTTTCTGCTTTTGCTATTTCAAATCAGCAGCGCGATGCCTAAAGACGGGGCCCCGCGGCCGTGAGCGCACCAATGTATAATTGAAACTATAGGCAAGTAGAGCTCCCAGGATTGGAGGATACTATAAAAGTATAGCTTGGTTCAAGTAAGTATAAACAATAGCCATTAAACAAATAAGATGTCTCGGCTTCGCTCGACATGACAAAGAGAGGAATCAAAAACTATACTATTGAACCTATACTTCCAGTTATCAATTCTAAATAAAACTCTTAAGTTTTACCCTTATTAATTAACGCTTCCAATTTATTACCTTTGCAGGAATGAGAGTAGGAATAATTTTCGGTGGGCCGTCGCGTGAGCGCGAGATCTCGTTTGCAGGTGGCCGTACGGTTTACGATAACTTAGATAAAGCCCTTTTTGAAGCTGTTCCGGTGTTTGTGGACAGCCTGGGCAACTTTATACTTTTAGACTGGCATTTTATCTATAAAGGTACGATCCGTGACTTTTACCCGCCTGTTGATTCACTTCCTGAAAGTGAGCACGGCCTGCAGGTGTACCTGGAGTCGCTGGGTGATCTGAGCATTGAAGAGCAGGATAAGATCATAGCCAAAGCTGGTAAGCGTCTACAGCCAAACGAATTCAAGAACCATTTTGATTTTGCTTTCCTGGCGCTGCACGGCCCGTACGGCGAAGATGGCTCTATTCAGGGCTTGCTGGAGTGGTATCATATTCCTTATTCCGGTTCTGGTATACTTCCGTCGGCGATAGGTATAGATAAGGTGACGCAGAAGGAAATGCTGAAACAGCATGGCTTCCCGACACCTGATTACCGCATCATCAACTATAGCCAATGGTCTGAAAAGCAGAACCGACCACAGATATTTGAAAAACTGGTAGCTGACCTTGGCTTACCATTGGTGTTAAAAGCGCCGCACCAGGGTTCATCTATCGGGGTTTCTATAATTAAAGAGCAGGATTTTGCTGCTTTTGAGGCGGGTGTAGAACGCAGCTTCTTTACCAAAACTATCTACAAAGCACAGTGGCTGGCGATGGGCGAGGAGAAACAGCTGATGAGCATCAAGCAACTGGTGGATATCCGTGAAGGTATCGGGATGCCGGTGCAGTTGGAGAACGGAACTATAGTTTACCACCCCGAAGAACTGTTCAACCATATCAATAAAACATTTACTTCTTCTGCCACCGACAGCATCACGCTTACGAACATTGAACATGAGCAGCAGGTGTTGGTAGAATCGTTTATACGAGGTAAGGAGTTTTCTTGCATTGTGGTGCAGGATGAGCAGGGTGAGCCAATCGCGTTGCCTCCAACCGAGATCGTGAAGGGCAGTGAAGTATTCGACTACCGTTCGAAATACCTGCCTGGACTGAGCCGTAAAATTACACCAATTAACCTGCCAACAGAGCAGATCCAAAGTATAAGACAAGCTACCAGCCGACTGTTCACAGCCTTCGGATTTAACGTGTATGCGCGTCTGGATGGCTTTATTACAGATAACGGTGAGATTTTCCTGAACGACCCGAACACAACGTCAGGAATGTTGCCGTCGTCGTTCTTCTTCCATCAGGCCGCTGAAATTGGGCTTAACCCTTCCCAGTTCCTGACCTATATTATCCGCACTTCTGTTTCTGAAAGGCTGAAGTCTGGCAAGGATACCGTGAAGCTGACAAAGCTGCTGGCTGAGCTGGATAAAAGTATAAAAGAAGAGCAGGCGCACCGTCATGATAAAATTCGAGTGGGTGTGATCATGGGTGGTTACTCTTCGGAGCGCCATATTTCGGTGGAGAGTGGCCGTAATATTTACGAAAAGCTTTCTTCATCTGTAAAGTATGAGCCGGTTCCGGTTTTCCTGACTGGCAGCAACGAAGAGCATCGTTTGTATACTATCCCAATCAATATCATGCTGAAGGATAATGCAGACGACATTAAAGAGAAGGTTTTATACTTCGAGAATGGTGGCAAGCCGCACCCGGTGCTAGCCCAAATTGCAGAAGAGGCAGAAAGTATAACCCGCAAGTATACCGGCAGCACGCTACAGGAGCCACAGCGCATTAGTTACAGCCAATTGAAGAACCTGGTTGATGCTGTGTTCATTGCGTTGCATGGTCGTCCGGGTGAAGATGGTGCTTTGCAGACGGAGCTGGA of Pontibacter deserti contains these proteins:
- a CDS encoding threonine synthase — its product is METTLNYRLSHLSTLTCSRCGSPYSAYEKQTVSPCCHLPLLARYETNKQLTKEVLKHREGTMWRYQEMLPVLHQENIVSLGEGFTPILTLSNLAAKYELTSLQLKDEGQNPTGSFKARGLSMAISKAKEHGVEGCIIPTAGNAGVAMAAYCAKAGMRALVVMPRHTPKAFRDECYWYGAEVILVDGLINDCAAKVKELNSNNELLDVSTLKEPYRLEGKKTMGYEIAEQLNWNLPDVILYPAGGGTGLIGIWKAFKEMQQLGWLAPTIKLPRMVAVQAANCQPLIETLSGRQPNAQNYIGKPTIANGLAVPRPLGEPLMLQTIHASGGTAISITEAEMVAGLKELGANEGLFVAPEGAAVWMAARKLLETGYISQDENILLLNTGSGQKYMENLSDVFCKSTLN
- a CDS encoding LysR family transcriptional regulator, which encodes MLSHKHEIFMEVARLLSFTKASQSLFISQSAISKQVKALEEYYKTGLFERLGNSVALTPAGKMLYEKMLLAKQLQNELYHEFKQLSENFSPQVNMVLGASTTISLYILPPVLSAYLQKNPNVQLTLKNRNSENILKALLDHELDLGIVEGISKVSNVTYTPFLTDDVIAVCSSRNPLKKMQLEVKDLYDIPLALRERGSGTLAVLEDALERKKIRLSELPIKIRLGGTEALKNFVRVDTCLSFLPRQAVLKELESGELVEVPIADLHVRRSFNFIQRKGTENNFPYKDFIQFTKRHYSKMA
- a CDS encoding phosphoglycerate kinase codes for the protein MRTIDQYNFAGKKALVRVDFNVPLDSDYRITDDTRIRAAVPTIQKILADGGAVILMSHLGRPKAGPEEKYSLKHLVNRLSQEFNTNVLFAEDCVGPQAAQLAQELKPGEILLLENLRFHKDEEKGDADFAKELATLGDVYVNDAFGTAHREHASTAVIARYFPQDKMMGYVMQAELDNARRVLGNAERPYTAIMGGAKISDKILIIEKLMDRVDNLLIGGGMSYTFVKADGGQIGSSLVEEDKIDLAKRLIAMAREKGVNLMIPVDSVVADAFSNDANIDTSLSHHIKPLWMGLDIGPTAREMYAEVIRNSKTILWNGPMGVFEMSNFSVGTEAVADAVVDATRMGAYSLIGGGDSAAAVNKFGYADKVSYVSTGGGALLEYMEGKTLPGVAAIERDDY
- a CDS encoding D-alanine--D-alanine ligase family protein, whose protein sequence is MRVGIIFGGPSREREISFAGGRTVYDNLDKALFEAVPVFVDSLGNFILLDWHFIYKGTIRDFYPPVDSLPESEHGLQVYLESLGDLSIEEQDKIIAKAGKRLQPNEFKNHFDFAFLALHGPYGEDGSIQGLLEWYHIPYSGSGILPSAIGIDKVTQKEMLKQHGFPTPDYRIINYSQWSEKQNRPQIFEKLVADLGLPLVLKAPHQGSSIGVSIIKEQDFAAFEAGVERSFFTKTIYKAQWLAMGEEKQLMSIKQLVDIREGIGMPVQLENGTIVYHPEELFNHINKTFTSSATDSITLTNIEHEQQVLVESFIRGKEFSCIVVQDEQGEPIALPPTEIVKGSEVFDYRSKYLPGLSRKITPINLPTEQIQSIRQATSRLFTAFGFNVYARLDGFITDNGEIFLNDPNTTSGMLPSSFFFHQAAEIGLNPSQFLTYIIRTSVSERLKSGKDTVKLTKLLAELDKSIKEEQAHRHDKIRVGVIMGGYSSERHISVESGRNIYEKLSSSVKYEPVPVFLTGSNEEHRLYTIPINIMLKDNADDIKEKVLYFENGGKPHPVLAQIAEEAESITRKYTGSTLQEPQRISYSQLKNLVDAVFIALHGRPGEDGALQTELEKLYIPYNGSGIRSSQITINKYETNEILARHGVPVAHHRMAWKEDWLKDKEAFFQSLEAEFKYPFIAKPADDGCSSAVKKIKNRAELEAFTTLIFREMEELDTECARTLSLGFKEEFPNKQGFLVETLISRNGAKHFLEITGGLLTTHAPDGSVNYEVFEASEALAEGEVLSLEEKFLAGEGQNITPARYAADPERRQKISDQVKEDLKRVAQILNIEGYARIDAFVRVLENDEVETIIIEVNSLPGMTPATCIFHQTAINGYKPYDFIDRILTYGVERTRMKATV